One stretch of Leadbetterella byssophila DSM 17132 DNA includes these proteins:
- the argB gene encoding acetylglutamate kinase — protein sequence MANFTLTDSRGMQINVIKIGGNVIDVEEKLQGFLKSFAALEGPKVLVHGGGKIATRMAADLGIETKMVEGRRITDAPMRDVVTMVYGGLVNKNIVARLQSLGCNAVGLTGADGGAILSIKRPVKTIDYGYVGDIVEVRSSWIQKLLLDGVNPVFAPLTYSKEGEILNTNADTQASAVAKSLAGEAEVNLIYCFEKRGVLLDAENNDSVIPVLNSEAYAKYREQGVIYAGMIPKLDNAFEAVRSGVRKVIICEADDILQAVRGQAGTTIE from the coding sequence ATGGCTAATTTTACGCTGACAGATAGCAGAGGTATGCAGATAAATGTAATCAAGATAGGTGGTAATGTAATAGATGTGGAGGAGAAGCTTCAGGGATTTTTGAAGTCATTTGCTGCATTAGAAGGTCCAAAGGTGCTGGTTCATGGGGGGGGAAAGATTGCTACTAGAATGGCGGCGGATCTAGGGATAGAGACTAAGATGGTTGAGGGGAGAAGGATTACGGATGCTCCGATGCGCGATGTAGTCACCATGGTATACGGAGGATTGGTCAACAAGAATATAGTGGCTAGGTTACAATCCTTAGGTTGTAACGCTGTAGGCTTAACCGGTGCAGATGGAGGAGCTATACTTTCTATTAAACGACCGGTGAAAACCATAGATTATGGATATGTAGGAGATATAGTGGAGGTGAGGTCTTCTTGGATTCAGAAATTATTGTTGGACGGTGTAAATCCGGTATTTGCGCCTTTGACGTATAGTAAGGAAGGTGAAATTCTAAATACCAATGCAGATACGCAGGCCAGTGCTGTAGCTAAGTCTCTGGCAGGGGAGGCAGAGGTCAATTTGATCTATTGTTTTGAAAAGCGGGGTGTACTTTTGGATGCAGAGAACAATGATTCTGTGATCCCTGTATTGAATTCGGAAGCCTATGCTAAATATAGAGAGCAGGGAGTGATTTATGCCGGAATGATACCGAAATTAGACAATGCTTTTGAGGCAGTCAGATCCGGTGTTAGAAAGGTGATCATCTGTGAAGCGGATGATATCTTACAAGCAGTGCGGGGTCAAGCAGGAACTACTATTGAATAA
- a CDS encoding response regulator transcription factor — protein sequence MNILVIEDDPTLNKNIAEALQAEGFHVDGVFDGLLAERFLSKKDYHTIILDINLPGKNGYEVLASFREKDEETPVLLLTAFGELEDKVKGFDLGADDYLTKPFFMRELVLRVQSLTKRKLSGMGRKNVLVFEDIRVDLGRKTVERQGKEIILTPREFQILVRLCQTPGELVSKAELIEEIWGTTLEVNTNTIEVYINFLRNKLDKPFHKQSIKTKVGYGYYLHED from the coding sequence ATGAATATACTTGTCATAGAGGATGACCCTACTCTAAATAAGAACATCGCTGAAGCATTGCAGGCGGAAGGATTTCATGTAGATGGAGTGTTTGACGGGCTTTTGGCGGAGAGATTTCTATCAAAGAAGGATTACCATACTATTATTCTAGATATTAATCTTCCCGGGAAGAACGGTTATGAAGTCTTAGCCTCATTCAGGGAAAAAGATGAGGAAACTCCTGTACTTCTTTTGACGGCATTCGGTGAGCTTGAAGATAAGGTGAAAGGCTTTGATTTGGGTGCAGACGACTACCTTACGAAACCCTTTTTTATGCGAGAATTGGTACTAAGGGTACAATCTCTCACTAAAAGAAAGCTAAGCGGTATGGGGCGAAAGAATGTGTTAGTTTTTGAGGATATTAGGGTAGATCTGGGGAGGAAGACAGTTGAACGTCAAGGAAAAGAAATCATTTTGACCCCTAGAGAGTTTCAGATTTTGGTTCGACTTTGTCAAACTCCCGGAGAATTAGTTTCTAAAGCAGAACTGATAGAAGAAATTTGGGGCACTACCTTAGAAGTGAACACGAATACCATTGAGGTATACATTAATTTTTTGAGAAATAAGTTGGATAAGCCCTTCCACAAGCAATCCATCAAAACAAAAGTAGGTTACGGATATTATCTACATGAAGATTAG
- the trhA gene encoding PAQR family membrane homeostasis protein TrhA — translation MERALRIEMANALSHGIGIILILAFSPLLFLKAHSSGIEYLPEAVSLYVFGLLMVFTFSTLYHATQNPVAKGILRVFDHISIFLLIAGTYLPLVLLHAEPLRAKWLLGIQWVVIAAGLVNKIWFTGRFRLLSSFVYIGLGVMVLAMGEQFWSNLPDVSFYLVIGGGLMYLFGVLFYQIRRWQYNHFIWHLFVLAAAILHFLAVYFSF, via the coding sequence TTGGAAAGAGCTTTACGCATAGAGATGGCCAATGCCCTTTCACATGGAATAGGGATCATTCTCATTTTGGCTTTTTCTCCTCTTTTGTTCTTAAAAGCACATTCCTCCGGTATCGAATATTTACCTGAGGCTGTTAGTTTGTATGTGTTTGGACTTTTGATGGTATTTACCTTTTCTACTCTTTATCACGCTACACAAAATCCTGTTGCCAAAGGCATATTAAGGGTATTTGATCATATAAGCATCTTTCTTCTGATTGCGGGAACCTATTTGCCATTAGTACTCTTACATGCGGAACCTCTTAGGGCAAAGTGGCTATTAGGTATACAATGGGTGGTAATAGCTGCAGGCTTGGTGAATAAGATTTGGTTTACGGGTAGATTCCGTTTGTTATCGTCCTTTGTATATATAGGACTGGGGGTGATGGTGCTGGCTATGGGTGAACAATTTTGGTCAAATCTCCCTGATGTTTCTTTCTATCTGGTTATTGGAGGGGGACTTATGTATCTCTTCGGTGTTTTGTTCTACCAGATTCGCCGTTGGCAATACAATCACTTTATTTGGCACCTCTTCGTATTGGCCGCAGCTATTTTGCATTTTCTTGCGGTTTACTTTTCATTTTAG
- a CDS encoding M20/M25/M40 family metallo-hydrolase — protein sequence MKKILHLMLFVGLSLNAVAQEKVDEAAVKKIRKEGLENSKVMDIAFQLTDVVGPRLQGSPGLMKASKYAVNQLKEWGLENVQLEPWGEFGKGWELQKCYVAMTAPYYKPILAFPKVWTAGSNGLQNAEVLLVDESDTTALEQYKGKFKNKVVLLYSDAKLPSGFNPDVKRYTDEELEKMAKAEIVVRTGQPAGGPGGNPAMREMIANMRRATYISNKTKEMAKADGAVAFLSINARGKDGTLFVQGGGSYKATDPENMLDLVVSTEDYLSIARLAKAGIPVKIDLDVKSKFHTADLKGYNVIAEIKGTDPKLKDEVVMLGAHLDSWHTGTGATDNAAGSSVMMEAVRILKASGLKPKRTIRIALWSAEEQGLHGSRNYVKNHLTDTVKQWSNAAGEKISAYFNLDNGTGKIRGIYLQENEAARPIFTKWLEPFHDLGAKTVTISNTGGTDHLSFDRVGIPGFQFIQDPMEYSTRTHHTNMDTYDHLYPEDLKQAATIVASFVYHTAQREAKIPRKEKK from the coding sequence ATGAAGAAGATTTTACACTTAATGCTCTTCGTTGGTCTTTCTTTAAACGCAGTTGCACAGGAGAAGGTGGATGAAGCGGCGGTTAAGAAGATCAGAAAAGAAGGCTTAGAAAACTCGAAGGTAATGGACATCGCGTTCCAACTTACCGATGTGGTAGGGCCGAGGCTACAAGGCTCTCCGGGCTTAATGAAAGCGTCAAAATATGCTGTTAATCAGTTAAAGGAATGGGGTTTAGAGAATGTACAACTAGAACCTTGGGGTGAATTTGGTAAAGGCTGGGAGTTGCAAAAATGCTATGTAGCAATGACCGCTCCATATTACAAACCTATTCTAGCATTCCCTAAAGTATGGACAGCCGGTTCTAACGGACTTCAAAATGCTGAGGTTTTGTTAGTGGATGAATCTGATACTACTGCTTTGGAACAATATAAAGGAAAGTTCAAAAACAAGGTAGTTCTACTTTATTCTGACGCTAAATTGCCTTCAGGCTTCAATCCGGATGTTAAAAGATACACCGATGAGGAGTTAGAGAAGATGGCGAAAGCTGAGATCGTAGTTCGTACAGGACAGCCGGCAGGTGGACCTGGAGGTAATCCTGCAATGCGTGAGATGATCGCTAACATGCGTAGAGCTACTTATATCTCTAATAAAACAAAAGAAATGGCAAAAGCTGATGGTGCTGTAGCCTTCTTAAGTATCAATGCCAGAGGTAAAGACGGTACACTTTTTGTACAGGGTGGTGGTTCATACAAGGCTACAGATCCTGAAAACATGTTGGATTTAGTGGTTTCAACTGAAGATTACTTGTCTATAGCTCGTTTAGCAAAAGCGGGTATTCCGGTGAAGATTGATCTTGATGTGAAGAGCAAGTTCCATACCGCAGACCTTAAAGGATATAACGTAATCGCAGAAATTAAGGGTACTGATCCTAAGTTGAAAGATGAAGTAGTGATGCTTGGAGCACACTTGGATTCTTGGCATACAGGAACGGGTGCTACAGATAACGCTGCAGGTTCATCTGTAATGATGGAAGCAGTTAGGATCTTAAAAGCTTCAGGTTTGAAGCCTAAGAGAACCATCCGTATCGCTCTTTGGAGTGCTGAAGAGCAAGGTCTTCACGGGTCAAGAAACTATGTGAAAAACCATTTGACAGATACTGTTAAACAGTGGAGTAATGCTGCGGGAGAAAAGATCTCCGCTTATTTCAACTTGGATAACGGAACAGGTAAGATTCGTGGTATTTATCTACAAGAAAATGAGGCTGCAAGACCTATTTTCACTAAATGGTTAGAGCCATTCCACGATTTAGGAGCAAAAACTGTAACCATTAGCAATACGGGCGGTACAGACCACCTTTCATTTGACAGAGTGGGTATTCCAGGATTCCAGTTTATTCAGGATCCAATGGAGTACAGTACTAGAACCCATCATACTAACATGGATACTTATGACCATCTCTACCCTGAAGATTTGAAGCAGGCTGCCACTATTGTAGCTTCCTTCGTTTATCATACAGCGCAAAGAGAGGCTAAAATTCCAAGAAAAGAGAAAAAATAA
- a CDS encoding alkaline phosphatase, producing the protein MNRRHFFRNSSLALAGTGLIGPQPLFAASAQKAKNIIFLVSDGMSTGTLHMANLYCERTLGRSSHWIQLYKDRKASRGLMDTQSANSIVTDSAAGSSAFGGGFKVNNGSLNIHPDGRENMPIWQKFKKAGKKAGIVTSVTATHATPAGFCVTSKSRNAEPEIAEKYLELGIDVVMGGGDEHFNAEHRKDKKDLYAAYAAKGYEVAKSRDELQKISAKKPLLAIFSSGAIPYAIDRENDPELKKTTPSLAEMAKSAIEVLSKHQNGFVLQIEGGKVDWAAHANDIAGLIYDQLAFDEAIKVAIDFAEKDKNTLVIMTTDHGNANPGTISGGKASEGFDSIRNYKKTNEWLLNQITKDTTASQIKDLIHATNGFAPTDEEIKSIKSYYDDIVRGEDGLYNYKKVPFKLYSEIQKKYNYIGWISMSHSSDHVEVAAYGPGSELLQPYCMNTDLHYLMLQAAEVPNSF; encoded by the coding sequence ATGAATAGAAGACATTTTTTCAGAAATAGTTCCCTAGCCCTGGCCGGAACCGGACTTATAGGCCCTCAACCCCTTTTTGCTGCTTCCGCCCAAAAAGCCAAAAATATCATATTCCTAGTCAGTGATGGCATGAGTACAGGTACTCTACACATGGCAAATCTATATTGTGAGAGAACTTTAGGGAGAAGTAGCCATTGGATTCAATTATACAAAGATCGTAAGGCCAGCAGAGGCTTGATGGATACTCAATCTGCCAACTCCATTGTGACTGACTCCGCAGCGGGCAGCTCAGCATTTGGTGGAGGATTTAAAGTAAATAATGGATCCCTAAACATTCATCCGGATGGGCGGGAAAACATGCCCATTTGGCAAAAATTCAAGAAAGCTGGCAAAAAAGCAGGCATCGTAACTTCCGTTACCGCTACACACGCCACCCCTGCGGGCTTCTGCGTCACTAGTAAAAGCAGAAACGCTGAACCGGAAATCGCAGAAAAATATCTGGAACTGGGTATAGATGTAGTTATGGGAGGAGGAGATGAACATTTTAATGCAGAACATAGGAAAGACAAAAAAGACCTCTATGCTGCTTATGCTGCAAAAGGATATGAGGTGGCAAAGAGTAGAGATGAGTTACAAAAGATCTCTGCAAAAAAACCTCTTCTAGCTATCTTTTCTTCGGGAGCAATTCCCTATGCCATAGACCGAGAAAATGACCCCGAACTTAAAAAAACTACGCCCTCTTTAGCGGAAATGGCTAAAAGTGCCATTGAGGTCTTAAGTAAGCATCAAAATGGCTTTGTACTACAAATAGAAGGAGGTAAAGTGGACTGGGCGGCCCATGCTAACGATATTGCGGGTTTGATTTATGACCAACTGGCCTTTGACGAAGCCATCAAAGTGGCCATAGACTTTGCGGAAAAAGATAAGAACACCTTAGTCATCATGACCACAGATCATGGGAATGCAAATCCAGGAACCATTTCAGGAGGAAAAGCTAGCGAAGGTTTTGATAGTATAAGAAACTACAAGAAAACGAATGAGTGGTTATTGAATCAAATCACAAAAGACACCACCGCTTCACAAATCAAAGACCTCATCCATGCTACGAACGGCTTCGCACCTACGGATGAGGAGATCAAGAGTATAAAATCCTACTATGACGATATTGTCAGAGGGGAAGACGGTTTGTACAATTACAAAAAAGTGCCGTTTAAACTCTATTCAGAGATTCAAAAGAAATACAATTATATAGGCTGGATCAGTATGAGCCATTCTTCTGATCATGTGGAAGTAGCTGCCTATGGCCCGGGGAGTGAACTTCTTCAACCCTACTGCATGAACACGGATCTGCATTACCTCATGCTACAGGCAGCAGAAGTACCTAATTCCTTCTAA
- the metE gene encoding 5-methyltetrahydropteroyltriglutamate--homocysteine S-methyltransferase, translating to MKTLNLGYPRIGSERELKWASEAYWAGKISLEDLIETGKRIRRGNWLLQKEQGVDLIPCNDFSFYDHVLDTACMFGMIPKEYEVVPEPLDRYFAMARGDQRYGLSALKMTKWWDTNYHYIVPKPGQKLQLVPYKLLEEVEEAKALGINVKPVIIGPYTFCYLSKMEDRLEEIIPLYVQLLHILAEKDIQYVQMDEPVLGVREDLNFSWAYDTFARENSAIKIILANYFEGYGKNAHWILDLPVDTLHLDLVRSPYQSFELLSKNSDKNFSLGLIDGRNVWKSDMKTLVSQVERAIQLVGRERLFLAPSCSLIHVPCDLDLETDLDIKSSLAFAKQKLEELQTLKAHFNGDLIDLLAFDRQKTETSEVQNKVYALTLEDERRSEPFDVRNPKQKAFFDLPPLPTTTIGSFPQTTEIRKLRANLKKGEISLSTYEEILKEETRKLIKWQEDIGLDVLVHGEFERTDMVEYFGELLDGFAFTQKGWVQSYGSRCVKPPIIFGDVKRKADMTVKWSAFAQSCTSKWVKGMLTGPVTILQWSFVRTDQSRRDTCLQIALALREEVLALEKAGIRIIQVDEPGLREGLPLRKENIRTYLEWATRAFRVATSGVEPETQIHTHMCYAHFREILPAIISLDADVITLECARAPQELLNTFKEEPYPYEIGPGVYDIHSPRIPHKEEMSQCIAEALKVVPKDRLWVNPDCGLKTRKWTEVEPALKQMVAAARSFR from the coding sequence ATGAAAACATTGAATCTTGGCTATCCGCGGATTGGTAGTGAAAGAGAACTGAAATGGGCCTCAGAGGCCTATTGGGCGGGGAAGATCTCCCTTGAGGATTTAATTGAAACCGGAAAAAGAATTAGGAGAGGCAACTGGCTCCTTCAAAAAGAACAGGGAGTGGATCTGATTCCTTGTAATGATTTTTCCTTTTATGACCACGTGCTAGACACTGCTTGTATGTTTGGGATGATTCCCAAAGAATACGAAGTCGTCCCTGAGCCATTAGACAGATACTTTGCCATGGCTAGAGGAGATCAGCGCTATGGATTATCTGCCTTAAAAATGACAAAGTGGTGGGATACTAATTACCATTACATTGTGCCAAAACCTGGACAAAAACTTCAGCTTGTGCCTTATAAATTGCTGGAAGAAGTGGAAGAGGCAAAAGCTTTAGGCATTAACGTAAAGCCGGTGATCATTGGGCCCTATACTTTCTGCTACCTCAGTAAAATGGAAGATCGGCTGGAGGAGATCATTCCTCTTTATGTTCAGTTATTGCATATTCTGGCAGAAAAGGACATCCAATATGTACAAATGGATGAACCCGTCCTGGGAGTTAGGGAGGATTTGAACTTCAGTTGGGCATATGACACCTTTGCCCGAGAGAATTCCGCTATAAAGATCATCCTGGCGAATTATTTCGAAGGTTATGGTAAAAATGCCCATTGGATTCTGGATTTGCCTGTGGATACTCTCCATCTGGATCTCGTTCGCTCCCCATATCAGTCGTTCGAACTTTTGAGTAAGAATTCTGATAAAAACTTTTCCTTAGGACTTATAGATGGACGGAACGTTTGGAAGAGCGATATGAAAACCTTGGTTTCGCAGGTGGAGAGAGCTATCCAACTGGTAGGAAGGGAGAGATTATTCCTAGCACCTTCCTGCTCTTTGATTCATGTGCCGTGCGACTTAGATCTGGAGACGGACTTGGACATCAAGTCAAGTTTAGCCTTTGCGAAGCAAAAATTAGAAGAACTCCAAACGTTAAAAGCACATTTCAACGGGGATCTTATAGATCTACTAGCCTTTGATAGGCAAAAAACTGAAACTTCAGAAGTTCAGAATAAAGTATATGCGCTAACCCTAGAAGATGAACGAAGATCTGAACCATTTGATGTTAGAAACCCGAAGCAGAAGGCATTTTTTGATCTTCCGCCATTACCCACTACTACCATTGGATCTTTCCCGCAGACCACAGAGATTCGAAAACTTAGAGCAAATCTGAAAAAAGGCGAAATTTCCCTGTCCACCTATGAAGAAATATTGAAGGAAGAAACCCGGAAATTAATCAAATGGCAAGAGGACATTGGTTTAGATGTTTTGGTACACGGAGAATTTGAGCGTACAGATATGGTGGAATATTTTGGGGAATTGCTGGATGGATTTGCTTTTACTCAAAAGGGCTGGGTGCAGAGTTACGGTTCTCGTTGCGTAAAACCACCTATCATCTTTGGAGACGTGAAGAGAAAAGCTGACATGACTGTGAAGTGGAGCGCATTTGCACAATCCTGCACTTCAAAATGGGTCAAAGGTATGCTGACTGGTCCTGTGACTATCCTACAATGGTCTTTTGTGCGGACAGATCAATCTCGGAGAGATACTTGTTTGCAAATAGCATTAGCGCTTAGAGAGGAAGTATTAGCACTGGAAAAGGCGGGTATAAGAATCATACAGGTGGACGAACCTGGATTAAGGGAAGGATTACCTTTGAGAAAGGAGAACATTAGAACCTACTTGGAATGGGCTACCAGAGCTTTTCGCGTAGCTACTTCCGGAGTGGAACCAGAAACACAAATCCACACCCACATGTGCTACGCCCACTTCAGAGAGATCTTGCCTGCCATCATTTCATTAGACGCAGATGTCATTACATTGGAATGTGCTCGCGCACCTCAAGAGCTTCTGAACACCTTTAAGGAGGAACCATATCCTTATGAAATAGGACCTGGGGTATATGATATTCACTCTCCTAGGATTCCCCATAAAGAGGAAATGTCTCAATGCATTGCGGAGGCCCTAAAGGTGGTGCCTAAAGATAGGTTATGGGTGAATCCCGATTGCGGTTTGAAAACCCGAAAATGGACGGAGGTTGAACCTGCACTAAAGCAAATGGTAGCTGCCGCTAGATCTTTCAGATAA
- a CDS encoding TonB-dependent receptor, producing MTKWIIGGFFLLTSIQSLAQHLSLRGKVEHRGAGVSQCLVVLNDSLQGLTDRQGNFRFKNLKKGRYKLLVTHVDYKPLVTEVYLVSDTLLTPVILEESKYELNEVVVKDKRGEQTKRQYTFNSDWVNQEFIRQNLSGSLMQTLEKLPGVNAMYIGSGQSKPQIRGLGFNQVAVVDGGLKHEGQQWGADHGLEIDQFAVGSVEVVKGPASFLYGSDAIGGVIRVNPTPPPALHQLNLTYTGALMTNSMGITNALVFNMRKHKWYTDARVTFRDYGDYKVPTERIFVYDYEVLLPKGYVRNSAGQDRNLHLTVGRVTEKWHHRLAVSNVFNTSGFFANAHGLEPRRVNSELHDQSHRDILLPSQKVNHFKALFHTERDGEKRQWEMDLGYQINHRQEHSAYVNHGYMPVTAPEEGDLERKYFKQVLSGQIKDKFSVQNHELQWGAQYEFQHNRIGGWGFLIPAFEQHLAGIFLHDKWQINKEESLQFALRFDHARIHIHPYQDWFPSLGDEKVVRVEETKRNFSSFNASLGWRKEGDYWSLSSHLGSSFRVPLAKELAANGVNYHYFRYEKGNPDLDPEKSYQWDAGIRGKGKLIDWEITPYFNYFPNYIYLNPTADHDYLYGAGNQIFQYEQSKVMRYGTELVIKAALTKQVDLSFNGDYLYSEQLSGSKKGFTLPFAPPPSGRMELTYKPWTSTYFRTDVKHVLAQNRIVPPEKKTPEYTLWGMAAGTNLKWGKQPLEFSVQWTNILNTRYLNHTSFYRLIDLPEMGSNINILIRVPLSLAI from the coding sequence ATGACGAAATGGATTATAGGAGGATTTTTCCTTCTTACTAGTATTCAAAGTTTGGCTCAGCACCTTTCCCTAAGAGGAAAAGTAGAACACCGTGGTGCCGGAGTATCCCAGTGCTTGGTGGTTCTAAATGATTCCTTACAGGGATTGACGGATAGACAAGGAAATTTCCGCTTCAAAAACCTAAAGAAAGGTCGTTATAAGTTATTAGTTACACATGTGGACTATAAACCCTTGGTCACTGAAGTTTACCTAGTATCAGATACCCTTCTAACTCCTGTCATTTTAGAGGAGAGCAAATATGAACTTAATGAAGTGGTGGTGAAAGATAAAAGAGGAGAACAAACTAAGCGCCAATACACTTTTAACTCCGATTGGGTCAACCAAGAGTTCATACGTCAGAACCTTAGTGGCAGCCTGATGCAAACCTTAGAAAAACTCCCTGGCGTAAATGCCATGTATATAGGCTCCGGCCAATCCAAACCACAGATCCGGGGACTAGGCTTTAATCAAGTAGCCGTAGTAGATGGAGGACTAAAGCATGAAGGCCAACAATGGGGTGCTGACCACGGACTTGAGATAGATCAATTTGCAGTGGGCTCCGTAGAAGTGGTGAAAGGCCCAGCCTCCTTCCTCTATGGTTCCGATGCCATAGGTGGAGTCATACGAGTGAATCCCACTCCTCCCCCAGCATTGCATCAATTAAATCTGACCTACACAGGCGCCTTGATGACAAACTCTATGGGCATTACGAATGCTCTGGTCTTCAATATGAGGAAACACAAATGGTATACAGATGCCCGTGTCACTTTCAGAGATTACGGAGATTATAAGGTACCTACAGAACGTATTTTCGTTTATGACTACGAAGTCCTTTTACCCAAGGGTTACGTGCGCAATTCCGCAGGACAGGACAGAAACCTGCACCTCACTGTAGGGAGAGTGACAGAAAAATGGCACCACAGATTAGCTGTTTCTAATGTCTTCAATACCTCGGGTTTCTTTGCCAATGCCCATGGCCTGGAGCCGCGAAGGGTAAACAGTGAGCTGCACGACCAGTCTCACCGAGATATCCTCTTGCCCAGCCAAAAAGTGAATCATTTCAAAGCCTTATTTCATACGGAAAGAGACGGAGAGAAAAGGCAATGGGAGATGGATTTGGGTTATCAGATCAACCACCGACAGGAACATAGTGCCTATGTGAATCATGGATACATGCCTGTAACAGCGCCAGAAGAAGGAGACTTAGAAAGGAAATACTTCAAACAAGTGCTTTCAGGGCAAATCAAGGACAAGTTTTCTGTGCAAAACCACGAACTTCAATGGGGAGCACAATACGAATTCCAACACAATAGAATAGGTGGCTGGGGCTTTTTGATCCCTGCTTTTGAGCAGCACTTAGCCGGAATTTTCTTGCACGACAAATGGCAGATCAATAAAGAAGAAAGTCTACAATTTGCCCTCAGATTTGATCATGCACGTATACATATTCACCCTTATCAAGACTGGTTCCCGTCCTTAGGCGATGAAAAGGTAGTTCGTGTAGAGGAAACCAAGAGAAACTTCTCCAGTTTTAATGCATCTTTGGGCTGGAGAAAGGAAGGGGATTACTGGAGTCTGTCTTCTCATTTGGGAAGCAGCTTTAGAGTACCTTTAGCAAAGGAATTAGCAGCAAATGGGGTTAATTATCACTATTTCCGATATGAAAAAGGGAATCCGGATTTAGACCCGGAAAAAAGTTACCAATGGGATGCTGGTATTAGGGGCAAAGGGAAGCTTATAGACTGGGAAATCACGCCCTATTTCAATTACTTCCCTAATTACATTTACCTTAATCCTACTGCAGATCACGACTACCTATACGGTGCCGGAAATCAGATCTTTCAGTACGAACAAAGCAAGGTGATGCGCTATGGTACAGAATTAGTGATCAAAGCAGCCCTAACAAAACAAGTGGATCTGTCATTTAATGGGGACTACCTGTACAGTGAGCAACTTTCCGGAAGTAAAAAAGGTTTCACTCTGCCGTTTGCTCCTCCTCCTTCAGGAAGAATGGAGCTAACGTATAAGCCTTGGACAAGCACCTATTTCCGGACGGATGTCAAGCATGTTTTAGCCCAAAATCGAATTGTTCCACCGGAAAAGAAAACCCCTGAATACACTCTTTGGGGAATGGCAGCCGGCACGAACCTGAAGTGGGGGAAACAGCCCCTGGAATTCAGTGTTCAATGGACCAATATTTTAAATACCAGGTATCTAAACCATACCAGTTTCTATAGATTGATTGATCTTCCTGAAATGGGATCGAATATAAATATCTTAATTAGAGTACCGCTTAGTCTTGCTATTTAA
- a CDS encoding DUF4625 domain-containing protein: MKKYIIFLFTLVVFAACKDNDPVIPGPQIQDLEVGSKNSKTVQRGKDLHLEAQVVAEAGIEIVRISIHPKSGAEGWTLSREVPELVGKKNGEIHLHLDIPADVTPGLYHVDIEVKDKAGKVAEAESDLTITE; encoded by the coding sequence ATGAAAAAATACATCATATTTCTATTTACTCTAGTTGTTTTCGCTGCATGTAAAGATAATGATCCTGTAATTCCAGGCCCTCAAATCCAGGATCTTGAGGTAGGATCTAAGAACAGTAAAACCGTGCAAAGAGGAAAAGACCTTCACCTGGAAGCACAGGTGGTGGCTGAAGCAGGCATAGAAATAGTCCGCATCTCCATTCATCCTAAATCAGGAGCTGAAGGCTGGACTTTGAGCAGAGAGGTTCCTGAACTTGTAGGAAAAAAGAACGGAGAGATCCATTTGCATCTAGATATTCCTGCAGATGTCACACCCGGATTATATCATGTGGATATAGAGGTAAAAGATAAAGCAGGCAAGGTAGCCGAAGCCGAATCTGACTTAACTATCACAGAATAA
- a CDS encoding DUF4625 domain-containing protein, producing MKKYPFLLVGVLCACSSDESTLDNTAPTIVVEGTFPQPCEVLERGNTHSFVLKFSDNHELGSFTVDIHHNFDQHSHGTSAEECEEDEPKQAIKPFLLVHSDKIPAGNKSYTVTVPVNIPNDVDPGDYHLKVDVTDKTGWQSQRRMSIKLK from the coding sequence ATGAAAAAATACCCATTCTTACTGGTGGGAGTCCTATGCGCATGCAGTTCGGACGAATCCACCCTGGACAATACCGCCCCTACCATAGTAGTAGAGGGAACTTTCCCGCAGCCTTGTGAAGTACTTGAGCGAGGCAATACACATAGCTTTGTACTGAAATTTTCAGACAACCATGAATTGGGATCTTTCACTGTAGATATACATCATAACTTTGACCAACATTCGCACGGAACCAGTGCGGAAGAATGTGAGGAAGATGAACCTAAACAGGCCATTAAACCCTTCCTCTTGGTACACTCAGATAAAATACCGGCGGGGAATAAATCCTATACGGTAACAGTACCTGTGAACATACCAAATGATGTAGATCCAGGAGATTACCACCTGAAAGTGGATGTAACGGATAAGACAGGGTGGCAAAGCCAGAGGAGAATGAGTATAAAACTCAAGTAA